One Clarias gariepinus isolate MV-2021 ecotype Netherlands chromosome 5, CGAR_prim_01v2, whole genome shotgun sequence genomic region harbors:
- the ttc21b gene encoding tetratricopeptide repeat protein 21B, with product MTEVEDEEITQALIIYYCQEKYSNHVLNISSEAQRKFSSSPIYMFFHAYGLLMQDHVQEAIQELELMKDKRDVSLCALMALVYAQKKRSNPDKDTIQELDVKVKENRKSASPKALYHAGMFLWLLGRNDKAREYVDRMIKISNGSIEGLILKGWIDLTSGKDGYTKKSGKYFDEALKEKINIFALMGKVQYNEVRQNYSGALETVNQVIVSFPSFTPALMKKMKLLLNLQDWEQTVDAAQRLLQKDRNNLEGLRTLALHSLCREGDIGETVNQLLNLISNLDSQEPNNPELLYKMSLAFTRGCGRAESILQHTRTLVERAFSLASGDAELATELGYLLVLQGRAKEAIKWYKTAMTLDESSVSALIGIIHCQLSEGHLQDAEQQLEFLTEIQQSIGKSAELLYLQAVLAIRKRKSQDEVINLLNVTVDTHFSTLQGLPLSVEYYEKLNPDFLLEIAKEYLALCPAKPPAQGQAPAPQLQNCAAVLDTVVKIVPGLLQAVFLMAKIRFLLGNIEAAQSSLQHCLEQKPSFAEAHLLMAQIHLLQGNFRLSSQSLELCLSHNFEVREHPLYHLIKAQTQRKMGELQEAIQTLQLAMSLPGVKRVGSSAKSKARRVELSTADCVSVYLELAEALWLNGEQHEAAKVMQDAINEFTGTPEELRVTIANADLALLRGDTELALSMLRNITQEQPYFVQATEKMADVYLNHRKEKRLYISCYRDLVEKMPSSHTYLLLGDAYMNIQEPEMAIEVYEEALKRNPRDGAVASKIGKALVKTHNYVKAINYYEAALKNGQQSFLRFDLAELLMKLRQYERCEKVLHEAISHDPVNELPLLTEDCRYLVLLAKIQSKVNKNDEALLSLHRARDVQAKVLKRVQLEQPDAVPMQKQLASEICAEIAKHCSHQRGYERAVKFYKEALVYCESDSKVMLELAQLYLTLDDVEACQQQCSVILKNDPVNEAATLMMADLMFRKQDYEQAVFHFQQLLERKPDNYPTLSRLIDLLRRAGKLEEIPRFLDTAEKHSPRAKFEPGYNYCRGLYLWYTGEPNEGLRHFNKARKDNDWGQNAVYNMIEICLNPDNETMGGEVFENLDGDMGNSTEKQESEQLAVRTAEKLLKELKPQTPQGHMQLRILEHYCYLATKQKANVEKALGVFIEIANNEKDHVPALLAMATAYMILKQTPRARNQLKRIAKMNWNIIDADEFEKSWLLLADIYIQSGKYDMAGELLKRCLRHNKSCCKAYEYMGYIMEKEQSFRDAAMNYELAWKYGNQTNPTIGYKLAFNYLKAKRHVDAIDVCHKVLDAHPNYPRIRKDILDKARAALRS from the exons ATGACTGAAGTTGAGGACGAAGAAATAACCCAG GCCCTGATCATTTATTACTGCCAGGAGAAGTATTCCAATCATGTGTTAAACATTTCAAGTGAAGCCCAGAGAAAGTTCAGCAGTAGCCCAATCTACATGTTCTTCCATGCATACGGCCTTCTCATGCAAG ATCATGTGCAAGAGGCCATTCAGGAGCTGGAACTGATGAAGGATAAGAGAGATGTTTCATTATGTGCACTGATGGCTCTGGTCTACGCCCAGAAAAAAAGATCTAACCCAG ACAAAGACACCATTCAAGAGCTTGATGTGAAGGTTAAGGAGAATCGTAAGAGTGCCAGCCCAAAAGCTCTGTACCATGCAGGGATGTTTCTCTGGCTCCTTGGCCGTAATGACAAGGCCAGAGAGTATGTGGACAGGATGATCAAAATCTCCAATGGCTCCATAGAG GGGCTAATACTGAAAGGCTGGATAGACCTGACTTCTGGTAAAGATGGCTACACCAAGAAATCTGGGAAATACTTTGACGAAGCTCTGAAAGAGAAAATCAATATTTTTGCTCTGATGGGAAAG gtgcaGTATAACGAGGTCCGTCAGAATTACTCTGGTGCCTTAGAGACGGTTAACCAGGTCATTGTCAGTTTCCCATCATTCACACCTGCACTAATGAAGAAGATGAAGCTTCTGCTTAACCTGCAGGACTGGGAACAGACTGTGGATGCTGCTCAGAG ACTACTtcagaaagacagaaacaaCCTGGAGGGATTGAGAACGCTAGCACTGCACTCACTTTGCCGAGAAGGTGACATCGGAGAG ACAGTAAATCAGTTGTTGAACCTTATCAGCAACCTGGATTCACAAGAGCCTAACAACCCAGAACTTCTTTACAAGATGTCTTTAGCTTTCACTCGAGGG TGTGGAAGAGCAGAAAGCATCCTGCAGCACACTCGTACATTGGTGGAGCGGGCATTCTCTTTGGCATCGGGTGATGCAGAGCTCGCCACTGAACTAGGCTACCTGCTGGTCCTTCAGGGCAGAGCCAAGGAGGCCATAAAGTGGTACAAAACTGCCATGACATTGGATGAAAGCAGTGTCTCTGCTCTCATTG GTATTATTCATTGCCAGTTGAGTGAGGGTCACCTGCAGGACGCTGAGCAGCAGCTCGAATTTCTTACTGAAATCCAGCAATCCATCGGCAAATCTGCT GAGCTGCTGTATTTGCAAGCAGTCTTGGCCATTCGGAAACGAAAATCTCAGGATGAGGTGATCAACCTGTTAAATGTCACTGTGGACACACACTTCTCTACTCTTCAGGGCTTGCCACTCAGTGTAGAATACTATGAGAAGCTCAACCCTGACTTCCTGTTGGAGATTGCAAAGGAATATCTGGCTCTCTGTCCTGCCAAG CCTCCAGCCCAGGGCCAGGCTCCTGCTCCTCAGCTGCAAAATTGTGCGGCTGTGTTGGACACAGTGGTCAAGATCGTCCCTGGACTACTCCAAGCTGTGTTTCTGATGGCAAAAATCAGGTTTCTGTTAG GGAACATAGAGGCAGCTCAGAGCAGTTTGCAACATTGTTTGGAACAGAAACCTTCCTTTGCAGAAGCCCACCTCCTCATGGCACAAATCCATCTCCTCCAGGGCAACTTCAGACTCTCTTCTCAGTCTCTAGAGCTCTGCCTCAGCCACAACTTTGAG GTAAGGGAGCACCCTCTGTATCATCTAATTAAAGCTCAAACACAGAGAAAGATGGGGGAGCTGCAGGAGGCCATTCAGACACTTCAGTTGGCCATGAGTCTGCCAGGAGTGAAAAGAGTCGGCTCTTCTGCCAAGTCCAAAGCCAGGAGAGTGGAGCTCAGCACTGCAGActgtgtttctgtgtatctGGAGTTGGCAGAAGCCCTTTGGCTCAATGGAGAACAG CACGAGGCAGCTAAAGTGATGCAGGATGCTATAAATGAGTTTACTGGTACTCCCGAAGAGCTGCGTGTCACCATCGCTAATGCTGATCTCGCATTGCTGCGAGGGGACACGGAGCTCGCATTGAGCATGCTTAGAAACATCACACAGGAGCAGCCTTACTTCGTGCAGGCCACCGAGAAAATGGCTGATGTCTACCTGAACCACAGGAAGGAGAAACGACTGTATATAAGCTGCTATAG GGATTTGGTGGAAAAGATGCCCAGCTCACATACATACTTGCTATTAGGCGATGCCTATATGAACATCCAAGAG CCTGAGATGGCCATTGAGGTTTATGAAGAGGCTTTGAAGAGAAATCCTAGAGATGGTGCTGTGGCTAGCAAGATCGGGAAAGCACTTGTCAAAACCCATAACTATGTTAAG GCAATAAACTATTACGAGGCTGCTCTTAAGAATGGTCAACAGAGCTTCTTACGCTTTGATCTGGCTGAGCTGCTCATGAAGCTGAGACAATATGAACGCTGTGAGAAAGTTCTGCACGAGGCTATTTCGCATGACCCCG taaatgaACTGCCTTTGCTAACAGAGGACTGTCGTTACCTTGTACTTCTGGCCAAGATTCAGAGCAAAGTCAATAAAAATGACGAGGCTTTGCTTTCTTTACATCGT GCGAGAGATGTGCAGGCGAAGGTGCTGAAGCGTGTTCAGTTGGAGCAGCCTGATGCAGTGCCCATGCAGAAGCAGCTCGCTTCGGAGATCTGTGCTGAAATTGCCAAGCACTGCAGCCACCAGCGTGGCTATGAGAGAGCCGTGAAGTTCTACAAAGAAGCGCTTGTGTACTGTGAGAGTGACAGCAAG GTAATGTTGGAGCTAGCTCAGCTGTATCTAACTCTGGATGATGTAGAGGCTTGCCAGCAGCAGTGCAGCGTCATCCTGAAGAATGACCCAGTAAATGAGGCAGCAACGCTG ATGATGGCTGATCTTATGTTCAGGAAACAGGACTATGAGCAGGCAGTTTTCCACTTCCAGCAGTTACTAGAGAGGAAACCAG ACAACTATCCAACACTGTCCCGGCTGATTGACCTGCTGCGCAGAGCTGGCAAACTGGAAGAGATTCCCAGGTTTCTTGATACGGCTGAAAAGCATTCACCGAGGGCCAAGTTTGAGCCAGGGTACAACTATTGCAGAGGCCTTTACTTATG GTACACTGGTGAACCCAATGAAGGTTTGCGTCACTTCAATAAGGCTCGTAAGGACAATGACTGGGGTCAGAATGCAGTGTACAACATGATTGAGATTTGCTTAAACCCGGATAATGAGACGATGGGAGGCGAGGTGTTTGAGAACCTGGATGGAGACATGGG GAACTCCACAGAGAAGCAGGAGTCAGAGCAGCTGGCAGTGCGAACAGCAGAGAAACTGTTAAAGGAGCTGAAGCCCCAGACCCCTCAAGGCCACATGCAGCTACGTATTCTCGAGCATTACTGTTACCTGGCTACCAAGCAGAAGGCCAACGTGGAAAAAGCTCTTGGAGTGTTCATTGAGATTGCAAACAATGAG AAAGACCATGTCCCTGCACTGCTGGCGATGGCCACAGCCTACATGATCCTCAAACAGACTCCTCGAGCCAGGAACCAACTGAAACGCATTGCCAAGATGAACTGGAACATTATTGATGCCGATGAATTTGAAAAGAGTTGGTTGCTTCTGGCAGATATCTATATCCAGTCTGGCAAATATGACATGGCAGGAGAGCTGTTAAAACGCTGCCTGCGCCACAATAAG TCATGCTGCAAAGCTTATGAATACATGGGGTACATCATGGAGAAGGAGCAATCTTTTAGAGATGCAGCCATGAACTATGAATTGGCGTGGAAATATGGCAATCAGACCAATCCAACCATCG gGTACAAACTTGCTTTTAACTATTTGAAGGCAAAGAGACATGTTGATGCCATAGATGTTTGTCACAAA GTCTTGGATGCACACCCAAACTATCCGAGGATAAGGAAGGACATTTTAGACAAAGCAAGAGCTGCTTTACGGTCttga